The Manis javanica isolate MJ-LG chromosome 4, MJ_LKY, whole genome shotgun sequence genome contains a region encoding:
- the PLEKHN1 gene encoding pleckstrin homology domain-containing family N member 1 isoform X1 produces MGNSHCVPQAPRRLRASFSRKPSLKATREDGTRKLTGLFGSETSPHQDTTANKIFYYVPGTLRCPQDISGLERQREGLEQPFLSVFKTGRWRVPVRNLGKVVHYAKVQLRFQHSQDTSDCYLELFPSHLYFQAHGSEGLTFQGLLPLAELSVCRLEGSREHAFQITGPLPAPLLVLCPSQAELGSWLYHLEKQMALVGARHCHTAPPQGPPEDELPGTLQHRLSRLHTVLGRPAVGSAICASRVKLQHLPSQEQWDRLLILYPTSLAIFSEEADGLCFKGELPLGAVHIDLEEEEKQVHSFLIKGRLINTIRVVCASYEDYSLWLLCLQAVSCRDGAPRLLGPESFLGPRRPTQVMSGGRGSLSSDGRTSWDSGYLAPPSTHTSHSLPGSSMVFTTGCPAQPAHDQANPGCTSSSGPRAELRRGGSSRSPRSKARFEGPGLGTPLHLDLTKLSRLGLEGEPNAPDHSLEMPHSPLYADPYTPPATSHHRITDVRGLDEFLSAAQSPLGPEPLSPVPSVPVPMPVSGLSSPRLLSEKGALQPQASRGCRGPGKGQGPPDSPRRVPSAREVPPSPLPPPPDGHPPRSYDTLWEKAPSPSHRWRPRRAPEAEMGLIQWI; encoded by the exons ATGGGGAACAGCCACTGTGTCCCCCAGGCCCCTAGGAGGCTCCGTGCCTCCTTTTCCAGAAAGCCCTCTCTGAAGGCAACTCG AGAGGATGGCACGAGGAAGCTAACTGGCCTGTTTGGCTCGGAGACCAGCCCCCACCAGGACACCACTGCCAACAAGATCTTCTACTATGTCCCTGGGACG CTCCGGTGCCCGCAGGACATCTCAGGCCTGGAGCGCCAGCGAGAAGGCCTGGAGCAGCCTTTCCTGAGCGTGTTCAAGACAGGGCGGTGGAGGGTGCCCGTGAGGAACCTGGGCAAGGTTGTGCACTATGCCAAGGTGCAGCTGCGTTTCCAGCACAGCCAG GACACCAGCGACTGCTACCTGGAGCTGTTCCCCTCCCACCTGTACTTCCAGGCCCATGGTTCAGAAGGACTGACTTTCCAG GGGCTGTTACCACTGGCGGAGCTGAGTGTCTGCCGGCTCGAGGGGTCTCGAGAGCATGCCTTCCAGATCACAG GCCCGCTGCCCGCCCCCCTTCTCGTGCTGTGCCCCAGCCAGGCCGAGCTGGGCAGCTGGCTCTACCACCTGGAAAAGCAGATGGCTCTTGTAGGAGCGAGGCACTGCCACACAGCACCCCCACAG GGGCCCCCTGAAGACGAGCTTCCTGGGACTCTACAGCATAGGCTGAGCCGGCTGCACACAGTGTTGGGGCGCCCAGCGGTGGGCAGCGCCATCTGCGCCTCCAGGGTCAAGCTGCAGCATCTGCCCTCACAG GAACAGTGGGACCGGCTCCTCATCCTGTACCCAACTTCCCTGGCCATTTTCTCTGAGGAAGCAGATGGGCTTTGCTTTAAG GGGGAGCTCCCACTCGGTGCTGTCCACATcgacctggaggaggaggagaagcaggtCCACTCTTTCCTGATCAAAG GCCGTCTCATCAATACCATCCGTGTGGTGTGTGCCAGCTATGAGGACTACAgcctctggctgctctgcctgcAGGCTGTTTCCTGCAGGGATGGAGCCCCCCGACTGCTGGGCCCTGAGAGCTTCCTGGGGCCTCGGAGGCCCACCCAG GTCATGAGTGGCGGCCGAGGCTCACTATCTTCAGACGGACGAACCAGCTGGGACTCGGGGTACCTGGCACCCCCATCCACCCATACCAGCCATTCCCTCCCTGGGTCCTCAATGGTGTTCACCAcaggctgccctgcccagcctgcaCAC GATCAGGCCAATCCCGGCTGTACCAGCAGCAGTGGGCCGAGAGCAGAGCTGAGACGGGGCGGCAGTAGTCGGTCACCTAGGAGCAAGGCTCGTTTTGAGGGGCCTGGCCTGGGCACCCCGCTGCACCTGGACCTGACCAAG CTGAGCAGACTGGGCCTGGAGGGCGAACCCAACGCCCCAGACCACTCTCTGGAGATGCCCCACTCTCCACTCTATGCGGATCCCTACACACCACCTGCCACCTCCCACCACAGGATCACAGATGTCCGGGGCCTGGATGAG TTCCTCAGTGCAGCGCAGAGCCCACTTGGACCTGAGCCCTTGAGCCCGGTGCCCTCTGTCCCTGTGCCTATGCCTGTCTCTGGACTCTCCAGCCCGCGCTTGCTGTCCGAGAAGGGAGCCCTGCAGCCCCAAGCCTCTAGGGGGTGCCGAGGCCCTGGCAAGGGCCAGGGGCCCCCAGACTCCCCTAGGCGT GTCCCCTCTGCCAGGGAAGTTCCGCCCAGCCCTCTGCCACCTCCCCCAG ACGGCCATCCCCCCAGGAGCTACGACACCCTCTGGGAAAAGGCTCCATCTCCCTCCCACCGGTGGAGGCCCCGCAGAGCCCCTGAGGCTGAGATGGGGCTCATCCAGTGGATCTGA
- the PERM1 gene encoding PGC-1 and ERR-induced regulator in muscle protein 1 codes for MENFQYSIQLSDRDWAEFSATSEECGLLQAGLASGDELMPSDTDQGDSRGGGPPGPLTLLQGQQAPGGSGWPSLEEEDKAATRRLVSRSWHEPSLAAGAGQQTPSTSTRSEALPSLSSGAAPPSQSSSLLGSESSGDEMQRLLQGPDPQSPAPSPPGGPPPSLESSGCRDVPQRPLGSPGAPPRSPSRKKRRAAGTKGGGHPSTPGSAPAQLGSPLLSETRPEGGPGLAGSEGKGLPAKTEQQTAGAGQDELGPESAGAFEQVTRQGPGLDLSPPVPTTGQGTDLLRGPLRAELHTVSKPAQEAGPDVLMAESDVALSTPTSKPRLDLDLSILDLMVKPEVDSPTPVSKATPCAAPPHLAPKAQTDVHVPGPAADQAGPRLVAMDVAPTAGPGLSPAVPPGGLRGKPISGVPGHHLGETPPGPVQTPKKKKVRFSTAVPSPQELGSGEALGPPSLATAQPSAPRTAAGARGGPGGWDAMAVGPRTPQPRILKHLPPPAPSASGGPGPRSCFTVTLPEAYEFFFCDTIEEEDEDVEEVPESGQAPAEVQWPDMCEFFFQDCRAQRPGHRGGLSAVPPPQAVPVPAPLPGDLMPISIPEAYEHFLGEDRSADMRGLADFLQLRATEAPRPVPGGVGPGTLPEPSPGTAQQLHLVARQAGEPRDSLAAFTFNQNDMCLMFVAFATWAVRTSDLHTPDAWKTVLLANIGTVSAIHYFRRQAGQGR; via the exons ATGGAAAACTTCCAGTACAGCATCCAGCTGAGCGACCGGGACTGGGCCGAGTTCTCAGCCACCAGCGAAGAGTGTGGCCTCCTGCAGGCCGGCCTGGCCTCCGGGGACGAGCTCATGCCCAGCGACACTGACCAGGGGGACAGTCGTGGCGGCGGTCCTCCCGGGCCCCTGACCCTTCTCCAGGGACAGCAGGCTCCCGGGGGGAGCGGCTGGCCCAGCCTCGAAGAGGAGGACAAGGCAGCCACCCGGCGGCTGGTCAGCAGGTCTTGGCATGAGCCCAGCTTGGCTGCGGGGGCTGGTCAGCAGACACCCAGCACGTCCACACGGTCAGAAGCTCTGCCATCCCTCAGCTCTGGTGCCGCTCCTCCCAGCCAGAGCTCATCTCTCCTAGGGTCCGAGTCTTCCGGAGACGAGATGcagaggcttctgcaggggccaGACCCCCAGAGCCCTGCACCCAGTCCCCCTGGTGGGCCTCCTCCGAGCCTCGAGTCCTCTGGCTGCAGGGATGTCCCCCAGAGACCCCTTGGCAGCCCTGGAGCCCCGCCACGCAGCCCCAGCCGAAAGAAGAGGCGTGCTGCGGGCACCAAGGGGGGTGGGCACCCAAGTACCCCAGGCTCTGCTCCCGCCCAGCTGGGCTCCCCATTGCTCTCTGAAACCAGACCCGAGGGGGGCCCTGGCCTGGCTGGGTCCGAGGGGAAGGGTCTCCCGGCTAAGACAGAACAGCAGACAGCAGGAGCCGGGCAGGATGAACTGGGGCCAGAATCTGCAGGAGCCTTTGAGCAGGTGACCAGGCAGGGGCCAGGTTTGGATCTATCGCCACCTGTCCCAACAACGGGACAAGGGACGGACCTGCTCAGAGGGCCCCTCAGAGCTGAGCTACATACTGTGTCTAAACCTGCCCAGGAGGCTGGTCCAGATGTCCTGATGGCTGAGTCAGATGTGGCTCTGTCTACACCCACCTCCAAGCCTAGACTGGATCTGGACCTCTCTATCCTGGACCTAATGGTCAAGCCGGAAGTGGACTCACCTACACCTGTCTCAAAGGCTACACCATGTGCAGCTCCACCTCACCTTGCTCCCAAGGCCCAGACTGATGTGCACGTGCCCGGACCTGCCGCCGACCAGGCTGGGCCTCGTTTGGTGGCGATGGATGTTGCACCAACAGCAGGGCCAGGTTTGAGCCCAGCTGTGCCTCCAGGGGGGCTCCGAGGGAAGCCTATATCAGGGGTTCCTGGACACCACTTGGGGGAGACCCCCCCAGGCCCTGTCCAAACCCCCAAAAAGAAGAAAGTGCGATTCTCCACAGCTGtgcccagcccccaggagctgggctcAGGAGAGGCCCTGGGCCCACCCTCACTAGCCACAGCCCAGCCCTCGGCCCCCAGGACAGCAGCTGGGGCCCGCGGGGGGCCTGGAGGCTGGGACGCCATGGCAGTTGGGCCCCGCACTCCTCAGCCTCGGATCCTCAAGCacctgcctccccctgccccctctgcctccGGAGGGCCTGGGCCCAGGAGCTGCTTTACAGTGACCCTCCCAGAGGCCTATGAGTTTTTTTTCTGTGACACTATTGAGGAGGAGGACGAAGATGTGGAGGAGGTGCCAGAGTCTGGCCAGGCCCCAGCCGAAGTCCAGTGGCCAGACATGTGTGAGTTCTTCTTCCAGGACTGCAGAGCCCAGAGGCCGGGACACCGGGGTGGCCTCTCTGCAGTCCCACCCCCACAAGCTGTGCCTGTGCCAGCCCCTCTACCTGGAGACCTGATGCCCATCTCCATCCCTGAGGCCTATGAACACTTCCTTGGGGAGGACAGGTCAGCGGACATGCGGGGGCTAGCTGACTTTCTCCAGCTGAGGGCCACGGAGGCCCCCAGGCCAGTCCCCGGGGGAGTGGGGCCAGGCACCCTAccagagcccagcccaggcaCAGCACAGCAGCTCCATCTGGTGGCCAGGCAAGCAG GGGAGCCTCGGGACTCCCTTGCCGCGTTTACCTTCAACCAGAATGACATGTGCCTGATGTTCGTGGCCTTTGCCACTTGGGCTGTGAGAACCTCAGATCTGCATACCCCAGACGCCTGGAAAACAG TGCTGCTGGCCAACATCGGTACCGTCTCTGCCATCCACTACTTCCGCCGGCAGGCGGGGCAGGGGCGCTGA
- the PLEKHN1 gene encoding pleckstrin homology domain-containing family N member 1 isoform X4 — MGNSHCVPQAPRRLRASFSRKPSLKATREDGTRKLTGLFGSETSPHQDTTANKIFYYVPGTLRCPQDISGLERQREGLEQPFLSVFKTGRWRVPVRNLGKVVHYAKVQLRFQHSQDTSDCYLELFPSHLYFQAHGSEGLTFQGLLPLAELSVCRLEGSREHAFQITGPLPAPLLVLCPSQAELGSWLYHLEKQMALVGARHCHTAPPQGPPEDELPGTLQHRLSRLHTVLGRPAVGSAICASRVKLQHLPSQEQWDRLLILYPTSLAIFSEEADGLCFKGELPLGAVHIDLEEEEKQVHSFLIKGRLINTIRVVCASYEDYSLWLLCLQAVSCRDGAPRLLGPESFLGPRRPTQVMSGGRGSLSSDGRTSWDSGYLAPPSTHTSHSLPGSSMVFTTGCPAQPAHDQANPGCTSSSGPRAELRRGGSSRSPRSKARFEGPGLGTPLHLDLTKLSRLGLEGEPNAPDHSLEMPHSPLYADPYTPPATSHHRITDVRGLDEVPSAREVPPSPLPPPPDGHPPRSYDTLWEKAPSPSHRWRPRRAPEAEMGLIQWI; from the exons ATGGGGAACAGCCACTGTGTCCCCCAGGCCCCTAGGAGGCTCCGTGCCTCCTTTTCCAGAAAGCCCTCTCTGAAGGCAACTCG AGAGGATGGCACGAGGAAGCTAACTGGCCTGTTTGGCTCGGAGACCAGCCCCCACCAGGACACCACTGCCAACAAGATCTTCTACTATGTCCCTGGGACG CTCCGGTGCCCGCAGGACATCTCAGGCCTGGAGCGCCAGCGAGAAGGCCTGGAGCAGCCTTTCCTGAGCGTGTTCAAGACAGGGCGGTGGAGGGTGCCCGTGAGGAACCTGGGCAAGGTTGTGCACTATGCCAAGGTGCAGCTGCGTTTCCAGCACAGCCAG GACACCAGCGACTGCTACCTGGAGCTGTTCCCCTCCCACCTGTACTTCCAGGCCCATGGTTCAGAAGGACTGACTTTCCAG GGGCTGTTACCACTGGCGGAGCTGAGTGTCTGCCGGCTCGAGGGGTCTCGAGAGCATGCCTTCCAGATCACAG GCCCGCTGCCCGCCCCCCTTCTCGTGCTGTGCCCCAGCCAGGCCGAGCTGGGCAGCTGGCTCTACCACCTGGAAAAGCAGATGGCTCTTGTAGGAGCGAGGCACTGCCACACAGCACCCCCACAG GGGCCCCCTGAAGACGAGCTTCCTGGGACTCTACAGCATAGGCTGAGCCGGCTGCACACAGTGTTGGGGCGCCCAGCGGTGGGCAGCGCCATCTGCGCCTCCAGGGTCAAGCTGCAGCATCTGCCCTCACAG GAACAGTGGGACCGGCTCCTCATCCTGTACCCAACTTCCCTGGCCATTTTCTCTGAGGAAGCAGATGGGCTTTGCTTTAAG GGGGAGCTCCCACTCGGTGCTGTCCACATcgacctggaggaggaggagaagcaggtCCACTCTTTCCTGATCAAAG GCCGTCTCATCAATACCATCCGTGTGGTGTGTGCCAGCTATGAGGACTACAgcctctggctgctctgcctgcAGGCTGTTTCCTGCAGGGATGGAGCCCCCCGACTGCTGGGCCCTGAGAGCTTCCTGGGGCCTCGGAGGCCCACCCAG GTCATGAGTGGCGGCCGAGGCTCACTATCTTCAGACGGACGAACCAGCTGGGACTCGGGGTACCTGGCACCCCCATCCACCCATACCAGCCATTCCCTCCCTGGGTCCTCAATGGTGTTCACCAcaggctgccctgcccagcctgcaCAC GATCAGGCCAATCCCGGCTGTACCAGCAGCAGTGGGCCGAGAGCAGAGCTGAGACGGGGCGGCAGTAGTCGGTCACCTAGGAGCAAGGCTCGTTTTGAGGGGCCTGGCCTGGGCACCCCGCTGCACCTGGACCTGACCAAG CTGAGCAGACTGGGCCTGGAGGGCGAACCCAACGCCCCAGACCACTCTCTGGAGATGCCCCACTCTCCACTCTATGCGGATCCCTACACACCACCTGCCACCTCCCACCACAGGATCACAGATGTCCGGGGCCTGGATGAG GTCCCCTCTGCCAGGGAAGTTCCGCCCAGCCCTCTGCCACCTCCCCCAG ACGGCCATCCCCCCAGGAGCTACGACACCCTCTGGGAAAAGGCTCCATCTCCCTCCCACCGGTGGAGGCCCCGCAGAGCCCCTGAGGCTGAGATGGGGCTCATCCAGTGGATCTGA
- the PLEKHN1 gene encoding pleckstrin homology domain-containing family N member 1 isoform X3 — MGNSHCVPQAPRRLRASFSRKPSLKATREDGTRKLTGLFGSETSPHQDTTANKIFYYVPGTDTSDCYLELFPSHLYFQAHGSEGLTFQGLLPLAELSVCRLEGSREHAFQITGPLPAPLLVLCPSQAELGSWLYHLEKQMALVGARHCHTAPPQGPPEDELPGTLQHRLSRLHTVLGRPAVGSAICASRVKLQHLPSQEQWDRLLILYPTSLAIFSEEADGLCFKGELPLGAVHIDLEEEEKQVHSFLIKGRLINTIRVVCASYEDYSLWLLCLQAVSCRDGAPRLLGPESFLGPRRPTQVMSGGRGSLSSDGRTSWDSGYLAPPSTHTSHSLPGSSMVFTTGCPAQPAHDQANPGCTSSSGPRAELRRGGSSRSPRSKARFEGPGLGTPLHLDLTKLSRLGLEGEPNAPDHSLEMPHSPLYADPYTPPATSHHRITDVRGLDEFLSAAQSPLGPEPLSPVPSVPVPMPVSGLSSPRLLSEKGALQPQASRGCRGPGKGQGPPDSPRRVPSAREVPPSPLPPPPDGHPPRSYDTLWEKAPSPSHRWRPRRAPEAEMGLIQWI, encoded by the exons ATGGGGAACAGCCACTGTGTCCCCCAGGCCCCTAGGAGGCTCCGTGCCTCCTTTTCCAGAAAGCCCTCTCTGAAGGCAACTCG AGAGGATGGCACGAGGAAGCTAACTGGCCTGTTTGGCTCGGAGACCAGCCCCCACCAGGACACCACTGCCAACAAGATCTTCTACTATGTCCCTGGGACG GACACCAGCGACTGCTACCTGGAGCTGTTCCCCTCCCACCTGTACTTCCAGGCCCATGGTTCAGAAGGACTGACTTTCCAG GGGCTGTTACCACTGGCGGAGCTGAGTGTCTGCCGGCTCGAGGGGTCTCGAGAGCATGCCTTCCAGATCACAG GCCCGCTGCCCGCCCCCCTTCTCGTGCTGTGCCCCAGCCAGGCCGAGCTGGGCAGCTGGCTCTACCACCTGGAAAAGCAGATGGCTCTTGTAGGAGCGAGGCACTGCCACACAGCACCCCCACAG GGGCCCCCTGAAGACGAGCTTCCTGGGACTCTACAGCATAGGCTGAGCCGGCTGCACACAGTGTTGGGGCGCCCAGCGGTGGGCAGCGCCATCTGCGCCTCCAGGGTCAAGCTGCAGCATCTGCCCTCACAG GAACAGTGGGACCGGCTCCTCATCCTGTACCCAACTTCCCTGGCCATTTTCTCTGAGGAAGCAGATGGGCTTTGCTTTAAG GGGGAGCTCCCACTCGGTGCTGTCCACATcgacctggaggaggaggagaagcaggtCCACTCTTTCCTGATCAAAG GCCGTCTCATCAATACCATCCGTGTGGTGTGTGCCAGCTATGAGGACTACAgcctctggctgctctgcctgcAGGCTGTTTCCTGCAGGGATGGAGCCCCCCGACTGCTGGGCCCTGAGAGCTTCCTGGGGCCTCGGAGGCCCACCCAG GTCATGAGTGGCGGCCGAGGCTCACTATCTTCAGACGGACGAACCAGCTGGGACTCGGGGTACCTGGCACCCCCATCCACCCATACCAGCCATTCCCTCCCTGGGTCCTCAATGGTGTTCACCAcaggctgccctgcccagcctgcaCAC GATCAGGCCAATCCCGGCTGTACCAGCAGCAGTGGGCCGAGAGCAGAGCTGAGACGGGGCGGCAGTAGTCGGTCACCTAGGAGCAAGGCTCGTTTTGAGGGGCCTGGCCTGGGCACCCCGCTGCACCTGGACCTGACCAAG CTGAGCAGACTGGGCCTGGAGGGCGAACCCAACGCCCCAGACCACTCTCTGGAGATGCCCCACTCTCCACTCTATGCGGATCCCTACACACCACCTGCCACCTCCCACCACAGGATCACAGATGTCCGGGGCCTGGATGAG TTCCTCAGTGCAGCGCAGAGCCCACTTGGACCTGAGCCCTTGAGCCCGGTGCCCTCTGTCCCTGTGCCTATGCCTGTCTCTGGACTCTCCAGCCCGCGCTTGCTGTCCGAGAAGGGAGCCCTGCAGCCCCAAGCCTCTAGGGGGTGCCGAGGCCCTGGCAAGGGCCAGGGGCCCCCAGACTCCCCTAGGCGT GTCCCCTCTGCCAGGGAAGTTCCGCCCAGCCCTCTGCCACCTCCCCCAG ACGGCCATCCCCCCAGGAGCTACGACACCCTCTGGGAAAAGGCTCCATCTCCCTCCCACCGGTGGAGGCCCCGCAGAGCCCCTGAGGCTGAGATGGGGCTCATCCAGTGGATCTGA
- the PLEKHN1 gene encoding pleckstrin homology domain-containing family N member 1 isoform X2, whose product MGNSHCVPQAPRRLRASFSRKPSLKATREDGTRKLTGLFGSETSPHQDTTANKIFYYVPGTDISGLERQREGLEQPFLSVFKTGRWRVPVRNLGKVVHYAKVQLRFQHSQDTSDCYLELFPSHLYFQAHGSEGLTFQGLLPLAELSVCRLEGSREHAFQITGPLPAPLLVLCPSQAELGSWLYHLEKQMALVGARHCHTAPPQGPPEDELPGTLQHRLSRLHTVLGRPAVGSAICASRVKLQHLPSQEQWDRLLILYPTSLAIFSEEADGLCFKGELPLGAVHIDLEEEEKQVHSFLIKGRLINTIRVVCASYEDYSLWLLCLQAVSCRDGAPRLLGPESFLGPRRPTQVMSGGRGSLSSDGRTSWDSGYLAPPSTHTSHSLPGSSMVFTTGCPAQPAHDQANPGCTSSSGPRAELRRGGSSRSPRSKARFEGPGLGTPLHLDLTKLSRLGLEGEPNAPDHSLEMPHSPLYADPYTPPATSHHRITDVRGLDEFLSAAQSPLGPEPLSPVPSVPVPMPVSGLSSPRLLSEKGALQPQASRGCRGPGKGQGPPDSPRRVPSAREVPPSPLPPPPDGHPPRSYDTLWEKAPSPSHRWRPRRAPEAEMGLIQWI is encoded by the exons ATGGGGAACAGCCACTGTGTCCCCCAGGCCCCTAGGAGGCTCCGTGCCTCCTTTTCCAGAAAGCCCTCTCTGAAGGCAACTCG AGAGGATGGCACGAGGAAGCTAACTGGCCTGTTTGGCTCGGAGACCAGCCCCCACCAGGACACCACTGCCAACAAGATCTTCTACTATGTCCCTGGGACG GACATCTCAGGCCTGGAGCGCCAGCGAGAAGGCCTGGAGCAGCCTTTCCTGAGCGTGTTCAAGACAGGGCGGTGGAGGGTGCCCGTGAGGAACCTGGGCAAGGTTGTGCACTATGCCAAGGTGCAGCTGCGTTTCCAGCACAGCCAG GACACCAGCGACTGCTACCTGGAGCTGTTCCCCTCCCACCTGTACTTCCAGGCCCATGGTTCAGAAGGACTGACTTTCCAG GGGCTGTTACCACTGGCGGAGCTGAGTGTCTGCCGGCTCGAGGGGTCTCGAGAGCATGCCTTCCAGATCACAG GCCCGCTGCCCGCCCCCCTTCTCGTGCTGTGCCCCAGCCAGGCCGAGCTGGGCAGCTGGCTCTACCACCTGGAAAAGCAGATGGCTCTTGTAGGAGCGAGGCACTGCCACACAGCACCCCCACAG GGGCCCCCTGAAGACGAGCTTCCTGGGACTCTACAGCATAGGCTGAGCCGGCTGCACACAGTGTTGGGGCGCCCAGCGGTGGGCAGCGCCATCTGCGCCTCCAGGGTCAAGCTGCAGCATCTGCCCTCACAG GAACAGTGGGACCGGCTCCTCATCCTGTACCCAACTTCCCTGGCCATTTTCTCTGAGGAAGCAGATGGGCTTTGCTTTAAG GGGGAGCTCCCACTCGGTGCTGTCCACATcgacctggaggaggaggagaagcaggtCCACTCTTTCCTGATCAAAG GCCGTCTCATCAATACCATCCGTGTGGTGTGTGCCAGCTATGAGGACTACAgcctctggctgctctgcctgcAGGCTGTTTCCTGCAGGGATGGAGCCCCCCGACTGCTGGGCCCTGAGAGCTTCCTGGGGCCTCGGAGGCCCACCCAG GTCATGAGTGGCGGCCGAGGCTCACTATCTTCAGACGGACGAACCAGCTGGGACTCGGGGTACCTGGCACCCCCATCCACCCATACCAGCCATTCCCTCCCTGGGTCCTCAATGGTGTTCACCAcaggctgccctgcccagcctgcaCAC GATCAGGCCAATCCCGGCTGTACCAGCAGCAGTGGGCCGAGAGCAGAGCTGAGACGGGGCGGCAGTAGTCGGTCACCTAGGAGCAAGGCTCGTTTTGAGGGGCCTGGCCTGGGCACCCCGCTGCACCTGGACCTGACCAAG CTGAGCAGACTGGGCCTGGAGGGCGAACCCAACGCCCCAGACCACTCTCTGGAGATGCCCCACTCTCCACTCTATGCGGATCCCTACACACCACCTGCCACCTCCCACCACAGGATCACAGATGTCCGGGGCCTGGATGAG TTCCTCAGTGCAGCGCAGAGCCCACTTGGACCTGAGCCCTTGAGCCCGGTGCCCTCTGTCCCTGTGCCTATGCCTGTCTCTGGACTCTCCAGCCCGCGCTTGCTGTCCGAGAAGGGAGCCCTGCAGCCCCAAGCCTCTAGGGGGTGCCGAGGCCCTGGCAAGGGCCAGGGGCCCCCAGACTCCCCTAGGCGT GTCCCCTCTGCCAGGGAAGTTCCGCCCAGCCCTCTGCCACCTCCCCCAG ACGGCCATCCCCCCAGGAGCTACGACACCCTCTGGGAAAAGGCTCCATCTCCCTCCCACCGGTGGAGGCCCCGCAGAGCCCCTGAGGCTGAGATGGGGCTCATCCAGTGGATCTGA